Proteins from a single region of Flavobacterium sp. K5-23:
- a CDS encoding homoserine kinase: protein MNEIKIFCPGTIANLSCGFDVLGLCLDTVGDEMIIRKSDQKGIRITKIVGANLPLETEKNVAGVAALAMLDALQSDAGFEIEIYKNIKAGSGIGSSAASSAGAVFGINELLGRPFEIKDLVPFAMQGEKLACGNAHADNVAPALLGGFTLVRSYSPLDIIKIESPSELYATVVHPQIELKTSDARSVLKQTVSLKSAIMQWGNVGGLIAGLYTKDYDLIGRSLHDEIVEPLRSVLIPGFNLIKQTALENGALGSGISGSGPSIFALSKGEATANKIAKAMSAVYDEMKLPYEIHVSKVNPDGVRIIR, encoded by the coding sequence ATGAACGAAATAAAAATATTTTGCCCTGGAACAATAGCCAATCTTTCTTGTGGATTTGATGTCCTTGGATTGTGTTTAGACACAGTGGGTGATGAAATGATTATTCGGAAATCCGATCAAAAAGGAATTCGCATCACTAAAATTGTGGGTGCCAACTTACCTCTAGAAACCGAAAAAAATGTGGCTGGAGTTGCAGCTTTGGCAATGCTAGATGCTTTACAATCTGATGCGGGTTTTGAAATCGAAATCTACAAAAACATCAAAGCCGGAAGCGGAATTGGCAGTAGCGCTGCCAGTTCAGCGGGAGCCGTTTTTGGAATCAATGAATTACTGGGAAGACCTTTCGAAATTAAAGATTTGGTTCCTTTTGCCATGCAAGGAGAAAAACTAGCCTGCGGTAACGCCCATGCTGATAATGTTGCTCCTGCCCTATTGGGTGGCTTTACATTAGTGAGAAGTTACAGTCCACTGGATATTATTAAAATAGAAAGTCCTTCAGAATTATACGCTACTGTTGTTCATCCACAGATTGAACTAAAAACATCGGATGCGCGCTCTGTATTAAAGCAAACGGTTTCCCTGAAAAGTGCCATTATGCAATGGGGAAATGTAGGCGGATTGATTGCCGGTTTGTATACCAAGGATTATGATTTGATAGGACGGTCGTTGCATGACGAAATTGTGGAACCTTTGCGAAGCGTATTGATTCCGGGATTTAATTTAATCAAACAAACCGCTTTAGAAAATGGAGCCTTGGGTTCTGGAATATCGGGCTCTGGCCCTTCTATTTTTGCTTTAAGTAAAGGGGAAGCTACCGCAAATAAAATCGCCAAAGCCATGAGTGCCGTTTATGACGAAATGAAATTACCCTACGAGATTCATGTTTCAAAAGTGAATCCTGATGGTGTTAGAATAATTAGATAA
- the thrC gene encoding threonine synthase gives MKYYSLNHNAPKVSFQEAVIQGLASDKGLYFPETITPLPQAFFDSIESLSNEEIAFQAIKQYVGDEIPENILKEIIAETLCFDFPVVEVEKGIYSLELFYGPTMAFKDVGARFMSRCLGYFNKDKKDSKNTVLVATSGDTGGAVASGFLSVNGVEVIILYPSGKVSDIQERQLTTLGQNIRALEVDGVFDDCQDMVKKAFLDESLKHHNLTSANSINIARWLPQMFYFFFAYKALKKQNKPLVFSCPSGNFGNICAGIIAKKMGLPVEHFVASTNVNDTVPRFLENGVYDPKPSKATISNAMDVGNPSNFIRIQEMYQNDLAQFKKDFSSFTFTDAETLEAMKTIYNKGGYIAEPHGAVGYLGLKKELQNHPNALGIFLETAHPIKFLDTVEPTLNVKLSIPAQIESVLGKEKVSTKIKTYEEFKAFLG, from the coding sequence ATGAAATACTACAGTTTAAACCATAACGCCCCAAAAGTTTCTTTTCAAGAAGCCGTAATACAAGGATTAGCAAGCGATAAAGGATTATATTTTCCTGAAACGATTACGCCGTTACCACAAGCCTTTTTTGATTCTATTGAAAGTTTAAGCAATGAAGAAATTGCTTTTCAAGCTATAAAACAATATGTAGGAGACGAAATTCCAGAGAATATCTTAAAAGAAATCATTGCCGAAACGCTTTGTTTTGATTTTCCGGTTGTCGAAGTCGAAAAAGGAATTTATTCCCTTGAATTATTTTATGGACCTACAATGGCTTTCAAGGATGTAGGTGCACGGTTTATGTCCCGTTGTTTGGGGTATTTTAACAAAGATAAAAAAGACAGTAAAAACACGGTTCTAGTAGCAACCTCTGGAGATACCGGTGGCGCCGTTGCCAGCGGATTCCTGAGTGTAAACGGTGTGGAAGTAATTATCCTTTATCCATCAGGGAAAGTGAGTGATATTCAAGAAAGACAGTTGACGACTTTGGGGCAAAATATTAGAGCCCTTGAAGTTGATGGCGTTTTTGATGATTGCCAGGATATGGTCAAAAAAGCTTTTTTGGACGAAAGTTTGAAACACCACAATCTAACCTCCGCTAATTCTATAAATATTGCACGCTGGTTGCCACAGATGTTTTATTTTTTCTTTGCATATAAAGCCTTAAAAAAACAAAACAAACCGTTAGTTTTCTCTTGTCCAAGTGGAAATTTCGGGAATATTTGCGCGGGAATTATCGCCAAAAAAATGGGCTTGCCTGTGGAACATTTTGTTGCTTCTACCAATGTGAATGATACTGTCCCTCGATTCTTGGAAAACGGCGTTTACGATCCAAAACCCTCCAAAGCAACGATTTCTAATGCAATGGATGTAGGGAATCCAAGTAATTTTATTCGAATACAGGAAATGTACCAGAATGATTTGGCGCAATTCAAAAAGGATTTCTCGTCCTTTACGTTTACTGATGCAGAGACTTTAGAAGCTATGAAAACAATCTACAATAAGGGCGGTTATATCGCTGAACCACACGGAGCTGTTGGCTATTTAGGATTGAAAAAAGAATTGCAAAATCACCCTAATGCACTTGGGATTTTCTTGGAAACCGCTCATCCAATCAAGTTTTTGGACACTGTTGAACCAACATTAAACGTAAAACTATCTATTCCTGCGCAAATTGAAAGCGTGTTAGGAAAAGAGAAAGTAAGTACAAAAATTAAAACATATGAGGAGTTTAAAGCATTTTTAGGGTAA
- a CDS encoding PAS domain-containing protein, with product MNYIKNLSLKSWLFIVVVSSILLCSSITWVYFKQKQEIKQEIVILQNIRQARIDLTKGFLHIALAENSNSPFKQEVGIAYVNQAIKVFNKSLTLDNLSELNTISIAEKKILFSFIKNITIFKENLKDYNYSGISNPKQETNLRIQFYSLEKQVDQIDSLITLKLNKLSSILNSDFLTALFITAFLLTLICIIFFNLILKINKSNKELSDNQGQLKSLSDNLVNGMIYQVAMPDHNIRKFNYVSNAVIQLYGCTPEEAMENPTLIYGKIHPDDIEDLIRVEKEALENKSVFKKEARVINPDGSIRWSYYVSHARSIEGIVCWDGIEIDITEQKKMEIDLLSSKKQIEESEKKYRIAIDATKDGIWEWNLETNEIIFSKRFYEILGFKGDHKELQLAYKDWEIRIHPEDKGFVIQAIKDHLEFDKDYNVEYRHLHQSNKYRWQNAIGKAIFDENGKPVRMIGSIRDIHKNKIAEKVQNEERNFLKNILESMSDAFVSLDNKWHYTYINSKAGEIFERNPEELIGKNIWEEFPEGLGQQSHLNYEKVMNEKVSIQMEQYYSPMDKWLEKSIFPTENGISIFFTDITNRKKTELELVKAKEKAEESDRLKSAFLANMSHEIRTPMNGILGFSSLLSEPGLDKEEQQEYIKLIQISGARMLNLISEIIDISKIESGMMEVSLREININESVDFVYDLLKLEAGEKSIQLSYNSKLFPALYMVTDPEKLYAVLTNLVKNAIKYTDKGKIDFGYTIKEEGVEFYIKDTGIGIPIERQAAVFDRFIQVDIANIQARQGAGLGLAIAKAFVNLLGGEIWLESQEGIGSTFFFTLPFNTENKEYMPQTYRILKPEIQNTLQLNTKLKILIADDDAISRKLILKSVNEFGKEIIEAKTGRQAVEKFKENPDVDLILMDVQMPEMNGYEATKLIREFNKDVIIITQSAFGLTGDREKAIVSGSNDYITKPIDKTELVILLNKYFTQYQV from the coding sequence ATGAATTATATAAAAAATTTAAGCTTAAAATCTTGGCTATTTATAGTTGTTGTATCTTCAATATTGCTATGTTCAAGTATTACTTGGGTTTACTTCAAACAAAAGCAAGAGATAAAGCAAGAGATTGTAATATTACAAAACATTCGACAGGCAAGAATTGACCTTACAAAAGGTTTTTTACATATAGCACTTGCCGAAAATTCAAATTCGCCCTTTAAACAAGAGGTAGGGATTGCTTATGTAAATCAAGCAATTAAAGTATTTAATAAAAGCTTAACGCTTGACAATCTATCTGAACTTAATACCATTTCTATAGCTGAAAAAAAAATATTATTTTCTTTTATTAAAAACATTACAATTTTTAAAGAAAACTTAAAAGATTATAATTATTCAGGAATCAGTAATCCAAAACAAGAAACAAACTTACGTATACAATTTTATAGTTTAGAGAAACAAGTGGATCAAATTGACTCTCTGATAACATTAAAACTTAATAAATTATCATCAATATTAAATTCTGACTTTCTTACTGCATTATTCATAACTGCCTTTTTGTTAACCTTAATTTGCATAATATTTTTTAATTTAATTTTAAAGATAAATAAATCAAATAAAGAACTAAGCGATAATCAAGGACAACTAAAATCACTTTCGGACAATTTAGTAAATGGTATGATTTATCAAGTAGCCATGCCTGATCATAATATTAGAAAATTTAATTATGTCAGTAATGCAGTGATCCAGTTATATGGTTGTACTCCTGAAGAGGCAATGGAAAATCCAACTTTAATTTATGGTAAAATACATCCTGATGATATCGAAGACCTCATTCGTGTTGAAAAAGAGGCATTGGAAAATAAAAGTGTTTTTAAAAAAGAGGCAAGAGTCATAAATCCAGATGGAAGCATAAGATGGTCTTATTATGTTTCCCATGCTCGTAGTATTGAAGGAATTGTTTGTTGGGATGGAATAGAAATCGATATTACGGAACAAAAGAAAATGGAAATCGATTTACTATCTTCAAAAAAACAAATTGAAGAAAGTGAAAAGAAATATAGAATTGCCATCGATGCGACAAAAGACGGTATATGGGAATGGAATTTAGAAACAAATGAGATTATTTTTTCTAAAAGATTTTATGAAATTTTAGGATTTAAAGGCGACCACAAAGAGCTTCAACTGGCATATAAAGATTGGGAAATTAGAATTCACCCTGAAGATAAAGGTTTCGTAATACAAGCGATAAAGGATCATTTAGAATTTGATAAAGATTATAATGTAGAATATAGACATTTGCACCAATCTAATAAATACAGATGGCAAAACGCTATTGGAAAAGCAATATTTGATGAAAATGGAAAACCAGTTCGAATGATTGGTTCTATTAGAGACATCCATAAAAATAAAATTGCTGAAAAAGTGCAAAATGAAGAAAGAAACTTTTTAAAAAACATATTAGAAAGTATGAGTGACGCTTTTGTTTCACTTGATAATAAATGGCATTATACTTATATAAATTCTAAAGCTGGAGAAATTTTTGAGAGAAATCCAGAAGAATTAATCGGTAAAAATATATGGGAGGAATTTCCTGAAGGATTGGGACAACAATCTCACCTGAATTATGAAAAAGTAATGAACGAAAAGGTTTCCATTCAAATGGAACAGTATTACTCACCTATGGATAAATGGTTAGAAAAAAGTATTTTTCCAACAGAAAATGGAATTTCCATCTTTTTTACGGATATAACCAATCGCAAAAAAACAGAATTAGAATTAGTAAAAGCGAAAGAAAAAGCGGAGGAAAGCGACCGTTTAAAATCAGCTTTTCTTGCTAATATGAGTCACGAAATTAGAACTCCTATGAATGGTATTCTAGGATTTTCTTCCTTGTTGAGTGAGCCAGGACTAGATAAGGAAGAACAGCAGGAATATATTAAACTAATTCAAATAAGTGGTGCGCGTATGCTCAACCTTATTTCTGAAATTATAGATATTTCCAAAATTGAATCCGGAATGATGGAAGTTAGTCTACGTGAAATCAATATTAATGAAAGTGTAGATTTCGTATATGATCTATTAAAACTGGAAGCCGGAGAAAAATCAATTCAATTGTCGTACAATAGTAAGCTGTTCCCAGCTCTTTATATGGTGACAGATCCTGAAAAACTCTATGCTGTTCTAACAAACTTAGTTAAAAACGCAATAAAATATACTGATAAAGGTAAAATTGATTTTGGATATACAATTAAAGAGGAAGGAGTGGAATTCTATATAAAAGATACTGGAATTGGTATCCCAATAGAGCGACAAGCTGCAGTTTTTGATCGGTTTATTCAAGTAGATATTGCAAACATTCAAGCACGGCAAGGTGCGGGATTAGGGTTAGCCATAGCAAAAGCTTTTGTGAATTTATTGGGGGGTGAAATTTGGCTTGAAAGCCAAGAAGGAATTGGAAGTACCTTCTTTTTTACTTTACCGTTTAACACGGAAAATAAAGAATATATGCCACAAACATATAGAATTCTAAAACCTGAAATACAAAATACACTTCAATTAAACACAAAATTAAAAATACTAATTGCAGACGATGATGCTATTTCAAGAAAGTTAATTTTAAAATCAGTAAATGAATTTGGAAAAGAAATAATCGAAGCTAAAACGGGGCGTCAAGCAGTTGAAAAATTCAAAGAAAACCCAGATGTTGATTTAATTCTAATGGATGTTCAAATGCCTGAGATGAATGGTTACGAAGCAACTAAACTGATTAGGGAATTTAATAAGGATGTAATTATCATAACCCAGTCGGCTTTTGGACTTACGGGAGATAGAGAAAAAGCGATTGTATCTGGATCTAATGATTATATTACAAAACCTATAGACAAAACCGAATTGGTCATTTTGCTGAATAAATATTTCACCCAGTATCAAGTTTAG
- a CDS encoding transporter substrate-binding domain-containing protein, whose translation MKKIIIFFIVVIIVITTVVIFLYKDNSLTDIQEKDTIRIGYSIEAPYAFVKPNGEVTGLSTMVAKEIANRLGIKNIEWRLVEFGLLINELESNKIDIIATGMFITKERSKRINFSEPTFYVKQVLIVVKGNPEKISSYEQTLGIKDFKMAVLEGSIEESLLREIGFKGNQLVLVPDIESGKIAVETYLADGLALTLPALRWMFTHGKMDLLQVAEPFTQPSVKYNGQLGYGAVEFQKKDVQLQKAWNKELKEFIGSPKHIELLTIFGFSKDELPGTTSTRKILKH comes from the coding sequence ATGAAGAAAATAATTATATTTTTTATAGTGGTTATAATTGTAATAACTACAGTTGTTATTTTTCTTTATAAAGACAATTCATTAACTGATATTCAGGAAAAGGATACTATAAGAATAGGGTATTCGATTGAAGCTCCTTACGCTTTTGTTAAGCCCAATGGTGAAGTCACTGGTCTCTCAACAATGGTGGCAAAAGAAATTGCAAATAGGTTAGGGATTAAAAATATTGAGTGGAGACTTGTTGAATTTGGGTTGTTGATCAATGAATTAGAATCTAATAAAATTGACATAATTGCAACTGGAATGTTTATTACTAAAGAAAGATCAAAGAGGATTAATTTTTCTGAACCTACATTTTATGTTAAACAAGTACTGATTGTTGTCAAAGGAAACCCTGAAAAAATTTCATCTTATGAACAAACTTTAGGGATTAAGGATTTTAAAATGGCTGTTTTAGAGGGTTCAATAGAAGAATCACTTTTAAGAGAAATAGGATTCAAAGGGAATCAACTTGTGTTAGTGCCAGATATAGAATCCGGAAAAATTGCGGTCGAAACTTATTTAGCTGATGGTTTAGCATTAACACTCCCAGCACTTCGCTGGATGTTCACTCATGGAAAAATGGATTTGTTGCAAGTTGCGGAACCGTTTACTCAACCAAGTGTGAAATATAATGGACAATTAGGCTACGGAGCAGTTGAATTTCAAAAAAAAGATGTTCAGTTGCAAAAAGCCTGGAACAAAGAATTGAAGGAATTTATAGGCAGTCCTAAACATATCGAATTATTGACAATATTTGGTTTCTCTAAGGACGAATTACCAGGGACTACAAGCACAAGAAAAATATTAAAACATTAG
- a CDS encoding YSC84-related protein yields the protein MKNCNVIWIMVMTCVLIITPIFGQSKAKKNKIIADSHSAKAEFIKSDPLMKVLFEKASGYVIFPNVGKGGFGIGGAAGNGTVYEHNKVVGMAKLSQISIGFQAGGQAYREVIFFESKKELERFKDSRFEFAAQASAVAVTEGASANVKYTDGVMVFTMQKGGLMYEASIGGQKFKFNDL from the coding sequence TAATGTTATTTGGATAATGGTTATGACGTGTGTACTTATAATAACACCTATTTTCGGACAATCGAAAGCTAAAAAGAATAAAATTATAGCTGATAGTCATTCAGCAAAGGCGGAATTCATAAAAAGTGATCCTCTAATGAAAGTACTTTTTGAAAAAGCATCAGGTTACGTCATTTTTCCTAATGTAGGAAAAGGCGGATTCGGTATTGGAGGTGCTGCGGGTAATGGGACAGTTTATGAACACAACAAAGTTGTAGGAATGGCTAAGCTGTCACAAATAAGTATTGGGTTTCAGGCAGGTGGCCAAGCCTATCGTGAGGTGATATTTTTTGAGTCTAAAAAGGAATTGGAAAGATTTAAAGACAGCCGATTCGAGTTTGCAGCGCAAGCATCAGCAGTAGCGGTGACTGAAGGTGCTTCAGCAAATGTGAAATATACTGATGGCGTTATGGTTTTCACTATGCAAAAAGGCGGACTTATGTATGAAGCGTCTATTGGGGGGCAGAAATTTAAATTCAATGATTTGTAG